From the Bacteroidota bacterium genome, one window contains:
- a CDS encoding chorismate pyruvate-lyase family protein codes for MSSAGDSAPAGLDESRITISPDINGAGFDPLGDLLVAQVEKPAHLREINLRTLTPYQRALLTIDGTVTKFIEAYVMEPVMVKLLEQDTRELADRHPWLEVDAGTPVITRQVILEGKYSKRLFAYAVSLLVHDQLPDAVREDLKVHPQGIGRVLIKNKLETRREVLWYGREEMEELPAAVRSRSDGRFNSRTYRVICSGNPFMLINEKFPLIDGQILDHH; via the coding sequence ATGAGTAGTGCCGGTGACAGCGCCCCCGCAGGATTGGATGAAAGCCGAATTACAATCAGCCCCGATATAAACGGAGCCGGCTTTGATCCGCTTGGTGATTTGCTGGTGGCGCAAGTCGAAAAACCGGCGCACTTGCGTGAGATTAATCTACGCACGCTTACGCCTTACCAGCGCGCGTTGCTTACCATCGATGGAACAGTAACAAAGTTCATCGAGGCGTATGTAATGGAGCCTGTCATGGTGAAATTACTGGAGCAGGATACAAGAGAGCTGGCCGACCGGCATCCCTGGCTTGAAGTGGATGCCGGCACACCGGTCATTACACGCCAGGTGATTCTGGAAGGTAAATACAGCAAGCGCCTCTTTGCGTATGCTGTATCGCTGCTGGTCCATGATCAGTTGCCCGACGCTGTGCGCGAAGACTTGAAGGTTCACCCACAGGGCATTGGCCGCGTGCTTATCAAGAACAAGCTCGAAACCCGGCGTGAAGTACTCTGGTACGGCAGAGAAGAAATGGAGGAGTTGCCGGCAGCCGTACGGAGCCGTTCAGATGGTCGCTTCAACAGCCGCACCTACCGCGTGATTTGTAGCGGAAACCCCTTTATGCTCATCAACGAGAAATTCCCCCTCATCGACGGCCAGATCCTCGATCATCACTAG
- a CDS encoding acyl carrier protein — MSEAVTQNIDEIKAVTKKYLGDFIPPKKMEVLEDATALITGGILDSITIVELAASLEDHYDIKFETFEMSVDYFDTLADIANVVQEKIAGNA; from the coding sequence ATGAGCGAAGCGGTAACACAGAATATTGACGAGATCAAGGCGGTAACCAAGAAATATCTGGGCGACTTCATTCCTCCCAAAAAGATGGAAGTATTGGAAGATGCCACTGCACTGATTACCGGCGGTATCCTTGACTCGATCACCATCGTAGAACTGGCTGCCTCTCTTGAAGACCACTACGATATCAAGTTTGAAACCTTCGAAATGAGTGTAGACTACTTCGATACCCTTGCGGATATCGCGAACGTAGTTCAGGAAAAAATTGCAGGAAACGCATGA